Proteins encoded together in one Solanum lycopersicum chromosome 7, SLM_r2.1 window:
- the LOC138337323 gene encoding uncharacterized protein, protein MEGDHVWLRVSPMKGVKRFGKKGKLSPRFIGPFEILSRVGEVAYKLVLPPILSAVHPIFHVSMLQKYIPDKSHMLSLDSVELGPYFTFDEDPIAILDRQVRKFRTKEIASVKVQWKHRSVGEAAWETKSDMRVRYPQLFEASDTFFHFIFEDEHDF, encoded by the coding sequence atggagggtgatcatgtttggctccgagtatcaccgATGAAGGGTGTGaagaggtttggaaagaagggaaagCTTAGTCCTAgattcattggaccttttgagatcttaagccgagtgggagaggtggcctataagttggtCTTGCCACCTATTTTGTCAGCAGTTCATCCtatatttcatgtatctatGCTTCAGAAGTATATTCCGGATAAATCTCATATGCTTTCACTTGACTCTGTGGAGCTGGGTCCATACTTCACATTTGATGAGGATcctatagctattttggataggcaggTTCGAAAGTTTCggaccaaggagattgcttcagtgaaggtgcagTGGAAGCACCGATCGGTGGGAGAGGCAGCTTGGGAGACAAAGTCTGACATGCGTGTTAGATATCCTCAGCTTTTTGAAGCTTCAGATACTTTCTTTCACTTTatattcgaggacgaacatgatttttag